From the genome of Psychrilyobacter atlanticus DSM 19335, one region includes:
- a CDS encoding O-antigen ligase family protein, producing MNEEKQLKKYTLILVYILAPFLMSEAKILNIIYYLLLILFIVKVKKTGYKKTGYETGLILFFMGITLGAFFSADILGVIKLFERALRAWMLVVILGQYSFDEKEKNFFLILISVGLLRLLGLGIAEKLGYIQGRYLPRISGGYKLWVYTMWICIYISGVFTLLFFKKKKIELFYLFSIGGLSIYVLMITMSRSSWLAIIGIIVALILIKKSKNGIILLVLSGILTIGILNLKGNEKYLSRVKSIASLKSYSNATRIDMYKYGFEIWEENKFGIGLKQYKYTDKKGKIFYHAHNDYVEILSENGFLGLFGFLILMGLILKNNLKVENKYNIIVFMSFLSMIIYGFFESPIHYPQVQQLLYAGLGVLGYKKWEYKPNVM from the coding sequence ATGAACGAAGAAAAGCAATTAAAAAAATATACTTTAATATTAGTTTATATTTTAGCGCCATTTTTGATGAGTGAAGCTAAAATATTGAATATAATATATTATTTGTTGTTGATATTATTTATCGTTAAAGTGAAAAAAACTGGATATAAAAAAACTGGATACGAAACAGGTTTAATTTTATTCTTTATGGGAATAACATTAGGAGCTTTTTTTTCAGCTGATATTTTAGGTGTCATCAAATTATTTGAAAGAGCCTTGAGAGCGTGGATGTTAGTAGTTATTTTAGGCCAATATAGTTTTGATGAAAAAGAAAAGAACTTTTTTTTGATTTTAATATCCGTTGGGTTACTTAGATTATTAGGCCTTGGAATAGCTGAAAAACTAGGTTATATACAGGGAAGATATCTCCCTAGAATTTCAGGAGGGTATAAACTTTGGGTATATACAATGTGGATTTGTATATATATATCAGGAGTGTTTACACTATTATTTTTTAAGAAGAAAAAAATAGAATTATTCTACCTATTTTCTATAGGGGGCTTATCAATATACGTACTCATGATAACAATGAGCCGGTCTAGTTGGTTAGCAATAATAGGAATAATAGTAGCTTTGATTTTAATAAAAAAATCAAAGAATGGAATTATTTTATTGGTTTTATCAGGAATTTTAACTATAGGAATTTTAAATTTAAAAGGGAATGAAAAATATTTGTCGAGGGTAAAAAGTATTGCTAGTTTAAAAAGTTACAGTAACGCCACTAGAATTGATATGTATAAATATGGTTTTGAAATTTGGGAAGAAAATAAATTTGGAATAGGGCTAAAGCAATATAAATATACAGATAAAAAAGGTAAAATTTTTTATCATGCACATAATGACTATGTTGAGATACTAAGTGAAAATGGATTTTTAGGTTTATTCGGATTTTTAATATTAATGGGATTGATATTAAAAAATAACCTTAAAGTTGAAAATAAATATAATATAATTGTTTTTATGAGTTTTTTATCTATGATTATATATGGTTTTTTTGAATCGCCAATTCATTATCCACAAGTTCAGCAGCTCTTGTATGCTGGTTTAGGAGTTTTGGGATATAAAAAATGGGAGTATAAACCAAATGTGATGTGA
- a CDS encoding CDP-glycerol glycerophosphotransferase family protein, whose amino-acid sequence MDIKNKLKNKLKVIPVTIYVEFLKIIYILFLKKKDDIWLICETENQAQDNGYHFFKYIRENYPQKKVFFLIKESSPDYFKVDNLGNVIKYMSIKHIIYMFQAELILSTHGLWMVPREFGILKKHTKKIIRAKKIMLQHGIIAIKNVEKEYNKLKFELKDGFVVSSEFEKEIVINKLKYTEEEIFLTGLPRMDNLVKNNKFKNKGILLMPTFRKGIDCNEKKFKNSDFFYQISNLLKNKSLNELLSLYKVELNLYLHQNFQQYNNLFKKFENENIKVLEQKKSNFQDILKNNKLMITDYSSVAFDFSYLNKPVIFYQFDCENFLKTREKAGYIDIKKDLFGFRTEKEEEVVKKIENYIEADFIVEKIYKQRLNRYFKFRGQNNCERLYKKLIIFLKTEDE is encoded by the coding sequence ATGGATATAAAAAATAAACTAAAAAATAAACTAAAAGTTATACCTGTAACAATCTATGTTGAATTCCTAAAAATAATATATATCCTGTTTTTAAAGAAAAAAGATGATATATGGTTAATATGCGAGACAGAAAACCAAGCTCAAGATAATGGGTATCATTTTTTTAAGTATATAAGAGAAAATTACCCTCAAAAAAAAGTGTTTTTTTTAATCAAGGAATCATCACCAGATTATTTTAAAGTAGACAACTTAGGAAATGTAATAAAATATATGAGTATAAAACACATAATCTATATGTTTCAAGCAGAATTAATTTTATCTACTCATGGTTTATGGATGGTCCCTAGAGAATTTGGAATTTTAAAAAAACATACTAAAAAAATTATTAGGGCTAAAAAAATAATGTTGCAACATGGAATAATAGCAATAAAAAATGTTGAAAAAGAATATAATAAATTAAAATTTGAATTGAAAGATGGTTTTGTTGTAAGTTCAGAGTTCGAAAAGGAAATAGTCATTAATAAACTTAAATATACTGAAGAGGAGATATTTTTAACAGGATTACCAAGAATGGATAACTTAGTTAAAAATAATAAGTTTAAGAATAAAGGGATATTATTAATGCCAACTTTTAGAAAAGGGATAGACTGCAATGAAAAAAAATTTAAAAATTCTGATTTTTTTTATCAAATAAGCAATTTGTTGAAAAATAAGAGTTTAAATGAGTTATTAAGTTTATATAAGGTAGAATTAAATTTATATTTACACCAAAATTTTCAACAATATAATAATTTATTTAAAAAATTTGAAAATGAGAATATAAAGGTGTTAGAGCAAAAGAAATCAAATTTTCAAGACATATTAAAAAATAATAAATTAATGATAACGGATTACTCAAGTGTAGCTTTTGATTTTTCTTATTTAAATAAACCTGTAATCTTTTATCAATTTGATTGTGAAAATTTTTTAAAAACAAGGGAAAAAGCTGGATATATTGATATAAAAAAAGATTTATTTGGATTCAGAACTGAAAAAGAGGAAGAGGTTGTAAAAAAAATAGAAAATTATATCGAAGCGGATTTTATAGTCGAGAAAATCTATAAGCAGAGATTAAATAGGTATTTTAAATTTAGAGGCCAAAATAATTGTGAGAGATTATATAAAAAATTAATTATTTTTTTAAAAACGGAGGATGAATGA
- a CDS encoding glycosyltransferase family 9 protein: MGIRELNRKLQDFLRPKRLALGRFLWDRKKTEKNSKEEMKNDNNLIKNLDIKSILFIRNDGKIGDMIINTLMFREIKKVYPQIKIGVVTRGANRQVIANNPHVDKIYDYSKSDRELKNLANEISSEKYDLLIDFSEMLRVKQMKFINLCRARINMGLNKSDWTLFDVSVEYRVTDKHITDRYKKYLEILGILKPDLSYDIHLSEENLKIGIEFRERIKEKKIICINPYGASKYRTLNENKIKEIVGVILKEEGTAVTFVYSPDKLVELKKIVKEVDTKKVYLNENISSILDTASIIKVSDLIITPDTSIVHLGVALDKKILAIYRSDEGSGELNSLVWGANSTKVKQIYAKPSLGENEEADVNEFDVEEIKLKK; encoded by the coding sequence ATGGGAATTAGAGAATTAAATAGAAAGTTACAGGATTTTTTGAGACCTAAAAGATTAGCTTTAGGAAGATTTTTGTGGGATCGTAAAAAAACAGAAAAAAATAGTAAAGAAGAGATGAAAAACGACAATAATCTTATAAAAAATCTGGATATAAAATCTATTTTATTTATTAGAAATGACGGAAAGATTGGGGATATGATAATAAATACCTTGATGTTTCGTGAAATAAAGAAGGTCTATCCACAGATAAAGATCGGTGTGGTCACCAGAGGAGCGAACAGGCAGGTTATAGCCAATAATCCTCATGTAGACAAGATCTATGATTACAGTAAATCTGACAGGGAACTAAAAAACTTAGCCAATGAGATATCTTCTGAAAAATATGATCTTTTAATTGATTTTTCAGAGATGCTGAGAGTGAAGCAGATGAAGTTCATTAATTTGTGTAGAGCAAGGATCAACATGGGGTTAAACAAGTCTGACTGGACCTTATTTGACGTTTCTGTGGAGTATAGAGTGACAGATAAACATATAACTGACAGGTACAAAAAATACTTAGAAATTTTAGGCATTTTAAAACCGGATTTATCCTATGATATCCATCTTTCAGAAGAAAATTTAAAAATTGGAATAGAATTCAGAGAGAGAATAAAAGAAAAAAAAATCATATGTATAAACCCATATGGTGCAAGTAAATACAGGACTTTAAATGAAAATAAAATTAAGGAAATAGTAGGAGTAATATTAAAAGAAGAAGGTACTGCAGTAACTTTTGTATATTCTCCAGATAAATTAGTAGAGTTGAAAAAAATAGTTAAAGAGGTGGATACAAAGAAAGTTTATTTAAATGAAAATATAAGTTCTATATTGGATACAGCATCAATTATCAAGGTATCTGATTTAATAATTACACCAGATACTTCTATAGTACATCTAGGAGTTGCTTTAGATAAAAAGATATTAGCCATCTATAGGTCAGATGAAGGATCTGGGGAGTTAAATAGTCTTGTGTGGGGAGCTAATTCGACTAAAGTAAAGCAGATATATGCTAAACCAAGTTTAGGAGAAAACGAGGAAGCGGATGTAAATGAATTTGATGTTGAGGAAATAAAATTGAAAAAATAA
- a CDS encoding glycosyltransferase family 9 protein, which yields MKDIKRIIISRTDKIGDLVLSIPSFFMVKKMYPDVEIIVLVRKYNYEIVKNLPYIDRVVKIDDYRKVELIEKIKYFKADVFIALYNDEFVMQLAKASGAKVKIGPLSKIKSFFVYNKGVLQKRSKSIKNEAEYNLDLIKKLDCKKFDNLFELNTEIYYEEKHKKAVEVFIAEKEMKSPILVINPFMGGSAKNISDEEYIELIKAVLDKVTDLNVVLTCHISEEERGQKILDGIGRERVYLYANGGDLLNLAAMIDKADVYFGGSTGPTHIAGSLKKSIVAIYPNKKTQSPLRWGVFGHKDVTYIVPDRDKKEDYKHKFFDSYTDETREEIVGAIASKVERTDKN from the coding sequence ATGAAAGATATAAAAAGGATCATAATATCTAGAACGGATAAGATAGGGGATTTGGTATTATCAATCCCCAGTTTTTTTATGGTAAAAAAAATGTATCCAGATGTCGAGATAATAGTTTTGGTAAGAAAATATAACTATGAAATTGTGAAAAACTTACCCTATATAGATAGAGTAGTTAAAATAGATGATTATAGAAAGGTTGAATTGATAGAAAAAATAAAATATTTTAAAGCAGATGTATTTATAGCTCTATATAACGATGAATTTGTGATGCAGCTGGCTAAAGCTAGTGGTGCTAAGGTTAAAATAGGTCCACTATCAAAAATAAAGTCATTTTTTGTATACAACAAAGGGGTCCTGCAAAAAAGATCTAAATCGATTAAAAATGAAGCTGAGTATAATCTGGATTTGATAAAAAAATTAGATTGTAAAAAATTTGATAATCTATTTGAGTTAAATACTGAGATCTATTATGAGGAAAAACACAAAAAAGCAGTAGAGGTATTCATAGCAGAAAAAGAAATGAAATCTCCAATATTAGTAATAAATCCATTTATGGGTGGAAGTGCTAAAAATATTAGTGATGAAGAGTATATAGAACTAATAAAGGCTGTATTAGATAAGGTCACAGATCTAAATGTGGTATTGACATGTCATATATCGGAAGAGGAAAGAGGACAGAAGATATTAGATGGTATAGGAAGAGAAAGGGTGTATTTGTATGCCAACGGAGGAGACCTTCTAAACTTGGCAGCTATGATAGATAAAGCAGATGTATATTTCGGCGGTTCAACAGGGCCGACTCATATAGCAGGATCGTTGAAAAAGAGCATTGTGGCTATCTATCCCAATAAAAAAACTCAATCACCTTTAAGGTGGGGAGTATTTGGACATAAAGATGTAACTTATATAGTTCCTGACAGGGATAAAAAGGAAGATTATAAACATAAATTTTTTGACAGCTATACAGATGAAACGAGGGAAGAGATAGTAGGAGCAATAGCCTCTAAAGTAGAAAGAACAGATAAAAATTAA
- a CDS encoding glycosyltransferase family 2 protein gives MKLSVGIITYNEERILGKTLEAVRELADEIIIVDSNSSDATVEIARSKGAAVYTENWKGFGPQKNSVIDKCKGEWILLIDADEVISKELKETIKTIIDGKNKYEVYDINRCSVCFGKELKYGGWSNQYATRLWKNGSVKVSDNLVHEEFETMSTKGKIKEKIYHYTYLTLSDYITRFDRYTTLGAEEYVKRGKKSSFFNVVINPFFKFIRMYIFRLGFLDGIEGLIIALFSGMYTMTKYFKLREMEKTSLK, from the coding sequence ATGAAGTTATCGGTAGGTATAATAACATATAATGAAGAGCGAATTTTAGGAAAAACCTTAGAAGCTGTAAGGGAACTGGCTGATGAGATAATAATTGTAGATAGTAACAGTTCAGATGCTACTGTAGAGATTGCTAGGTCTAAAGGAGCTGCGGTCTATACTGAAAATTGGAAGGGATTTGGTCCTCAAAAAAACTCTGTAATAGACAAATGTAAAGGGGAATGGATCCTCCTAATTGATGCAGATGAGGTAATAAGTAAAGAATTAAAAGAAACGATCAAAACTATAATAGATGGAAAAAATAAATATGAAGTCTATGACATAAATAGATGTTCAGTATGTTTTGGTAAGGAATTGAAATATGGCGGGTGGTCAAATCAATATGCTACCAGATTATGGAAGAATGGAAGCGTAAAGGTAAGTGATAACTTAGTCCATGAAGAATTTGAAACAATGTCAACTAAAGGTAAGATAAAAGAGAAAATATACCACTATACATACCTAACTTTGAGTGATTATATAACTAGATTTGACAGATATACGACATTAGGAGCAGAGGAGTATGTCAAGAGAGGTAAAAAATCCAGTTTTTTTAATGTAGTAATAAACCCATTTTTTAAATTTATAAGGATGTATATATTTAGATTGGGGTTTTTAGATGGTATAGAGGGCTTGATAATAGCGTTGTTTAGTGGAATGTATACTATGACTAAATATTTTAAGTTGAGAGAGATGGAAAAAACAAGTTTAAAATAA
- a CDS encoding PD-(D/E)XK nuclease family protein, with protein sequence MEKSFYYSQNSLGTFQRCPKMFEYIYIDGISGRGVDPELKKSIERGTDFHILAERYFNGMKDYFYIRDEQLLEWMDVLEKRYPEKVDCKSEVEIRQDKDEIRLMAKYDLLIIEDDKIKIVDFKTNKNPYNVGVMEESIQTKVYMFLLGENFKKIFPKKKINDISMEYFQLNYPGNKIFIEYNEKKHEKNKKILKELIGEIKKNKKNFFIKNNETCEKCGFESFCKKN encoded by the coding sequence ATGGAAAAATCTTTTTATTATAGTCAAAATTCATTGGGAACCTTTCAGAGGTGTCCAAAGATGTTTGAATATATTTATATAGATGGTATATCGGGAAGGGGAGTAGATCCTGAATTAAAAAAGAGTATAGAGAGGGGAACTGATTTTCATATTTTAGCTGAAAGATATTTTAATGGGATGAAAGATTATTTCTATATAAGAGATGAACAGCTTTTGGAGTGGATGGATGTACTAGAGAAAAGATATCCTGAAAAAGTAGACTGCAAGAGTGAAGTTGAGATAAGGCAGGATAAGGATGAGATCAGGCTTATGGCGAAATATGACCTGCTTATTATAGAAGATGATAAAATAAAGATAGTAGATTTTAAAACAAATAAAAACCCATATAACGTAGGAGTTATGGAGGAGAGTATTCAGACTAAAGTTTATATGTTTCTTTTAGGAGAAAATTTTAAAAAAATATTTCCAAAGAAGAAAATAAATGATATTAGTATGGAATATTTTCAATTAAATTACCCTGGAAATAAAATTTTTATAGAATATAATGAAAAAAAACATGAAAAAAATAAAAAAATATTAAAAGAATTAATAGGTGAAATAAAAAAAAATAAAAAAAATTTTTTTATAAAAAACAATGAAACCTGTGAAAAATGTGGGTTTGAGAGTTTTTGTAAGAAGAATTAA
- a CDS encoding ATP-dependent helicase, which produces MEGIRYRREQELIMNYTSGKMAIPAVPGGGKTFILSRLAAKLVKQLEGEEEILILTYMNSSVNNFKHRIMELLQKRGEYELYRKFQIKTIHKVGSDLLREHGDSVGITEGFQTMTDANRYYLMSLVVMEYRREKPKDLDSFLDSKYSGNGMQVRWDKELVNLTLKMISVMKNKGMTAKRLYSYSKKYRKDSLLRVVGELFYRYDMKCKKEGVLDYDDILFYTYKLLKQTPALVEELKLRYRYIFEDEAQDSNNLQNKIINLITNGNLVKVGDPNQSILGTFTSSSPEIFKSFIKSNPKVEMFTAGRSTRNIIEVANHLVQTVTVRHPLEKVRTALQPQIIKPVLEGETPSNPKVDGYGVKTVKVLGWEEERDRLIRGIEGFIKKYPEKSIGILLPTNYRIDEVARIFRRKKIDFQILSDIPESLLELMNFLGDFLEYLARPFENKRLIKLLEDNFFADDEKEVREIFSQFIRNNLLEDVLYSEEYPKLDKPSLKKYKAILKKIRAVLDLNQSSLEKVIVFIGEIFEIHGEKKLLIEKISYDLKKILKYNPKWSLLDLASNLKKAKNSEFSYMAKAVEEEGILENKEKFKVTLSSYHRSKGMEWDFVYLVGVDNRTFPVHLNETNYGQCYYLKKEYEYPQIFTEKEFEREFIDRETEIGIVKNKLEKLAENTRLLYVGITRAKEYLMISGNVENGVYYLGEIEKFIKSRVN; this is translated from the coding sequence ATGGAAGGGATTAGATATAGACGGGAGCAAGAATTGATTATGAACTATACCTCTGGAAAGATGGCCATCCCGGCAGTTCCTGGAGGAGGGAAGACTTTTATACTCAGTAGGTTAGCTGCTAAATTAGTGAAACAGTTAGAAGGGGAAGAAGAAATTTTGATCTTAACCTATATGAATTCATCTGTAAACAATTTTAAACATAGAATAATGGAACTACTTCAAAAAAGAGGCGAATATGAGCTCTATAGAAAATTTCAAATAAAAACTATCCATAAGGTGGGATCGGATCTTTTAAGGGAGCATGGGGACAGTGTGGGGATCACAGAGGGATTTCAAACTATGACAGATGCTAATAGATATTATTTGATGAGTTTAGTTGTGATGGAGTATAGGAGGGAAAAACCTAAAGATTTAGATTCATTCTTAGATTCCAAATATAGTGGAAATGGAATGCAGGTCAGGTGGGACAAGGAACTAGTTAATTTAACACTAAAGATGATCAGTGTGATGAAAAATAAGGGGATGACTGCTAAAAGGCTATATAGTTATAGTAAAAAATACAGGAAAGACAGTTTGTTGAGGGTTGTAGGAGAGTTGTTTTATAGATATGATATGAAATGCAAAAAAGAAGGTGTTTTGGACTATGACGACATCTTATTTTATACCTATAAATTGTTGAAACAAACTCCTGCTTTGGTAGAGGAACTAAAATTAAGATATAGATATATTTTTGAAGATGAAGCTCAGGACAGTAACAACCTCCAAAATAAGATAATAAATTTGATAACAAATGGGAATTTAGTCAAAGTAGGAGATCCCAATCAGAGTATCTTAGGGACATTTACTTCCAGTTCACCTGAGATATTTAAAAGTTTTATAAAGTCTAATCCAAAGGTGGAGATGTTTACGGCAGGCAGAAGCACTAGGAATATAATAGAGGTAGCTAACCATCTAGTACAAACTGTGACTGTAAGACATCCTCTTGAAAAGGTAAGGACAGCCTTGCAACCACAGATTATAAAGCCTGTATTGGAGGGTGAGACACCTTCTAATCCAAAGGTAGATGGATATGGGGTTAAAACTGTAAAAGTTTTAGGATGGGAAGAGGAAAGAGATAGGTTGATAAGGGGGATAGAGGGATTTATAAAAAAATACCCCGAGAAAAGTATAGGGATCCTTCTGCCTACCAATTACAGGATAGATGAAGTGGCCAGGATATTTAGGAGGAAAAAAATAGATTTTCAGATTCTCAGTGATATTCCAGAAAGTTTGTTGGAGCTCATGAATTTCTTAGGAGATTTTTTGGAATATCTGGCTAGGCCATTTGAAAATAAAAGATTGATTAAACTTTTGGAAGATAATTTTTTTGCAGATGATGAAAAAGAAGTCAGGGAAATATTCTCCCAATTTATAAGAAACAACCTTTTAGAAGATGTTCTTTATAGTGAAGAGTATCCAAAACTGGATAAACCTTCATTAAAAAAATATAAAGCTATTCTGAAAAAAATTCGAGCTGTGTTGGATCTGAATCAAAGTTCGTTGGAAAAAGTGATTGTATTTATAGGAGAGATATTTGAAATTCATGGTGAGAAAAAATTGTTGATAGAAAAAATATCCTATGATCTGAAGAAAATATTAAAATATAATCCTAAATGGAGTTTACTGGATCTAGCTTCTAATTTGAAAAAAGCAAAGAACAGTGAATTTAGTTATATGGCTAAGGCTGTTGAAGAGGAAGGAATTTTAGAAAATAAAGAGAAATTCAAGGTAACCTTATCTAGCTATCATAGGAGTAAGGGGATGGAGTGGGATTTTGTTTACTTAGTTGGAGTGGACAATAGGACTTTTCCTGTACACCTCAATGAAACTAACTATGGCCAATGTTATTATCTAAAGAAGGAATATGAATATCCTCAAATTTTTACAGAAAAAGAGTTTGAAAGGGAGTTTATAGATAGAGAGACAGAGATAGGGATAGTAAAGAATAAGTTAGAAAAACTAGCGGAAAATACAAGACTGCTCTATGTAGGGATAACCAGAGCCAAAGAATATCTCATGATTAGTGGAAATGTAGAAAATGGAGTTTATTATTTAGGAGAAATAGAAAAGTTTATAAAAAGCAGAGTTAATTAA
- a CDS encoding transporter substrate-binding domain-containing protein, whose protein sequence is MKKIIFLFLTIFSVITFGQKPLVVGMELAYPPFETTDKYGNPSGFSVDMATDLGKYLGREVVIENMAYGGLIPALRTEKVDIILSSMSITDRRKRSINFSTPYAKSNLAILANQNSGIKDPMDLNKKGKKVAVKQGTTGHVVAMKTFPKADILVFEKESACILEVTQGKVDAFIYDPLTILKNWKKNKSTTEPILKPFEETPQYWAIAYNKNNNKLGEKINKFIESYKKDGSLDRLADKYLAEPKEEFEKRDIPFFL, encoded by the coding sequence ATGAAAAAAATTATATTTTTATTTTTAACCATCTTTAGCGTTATTACCTTTGGACAGAAACCTTTAGTGGTAGGAATGGAACTGGCTTATCCTCCATTCGAAACTACCGATAAATATGGAAACCCCAGTGGTTTTAGTGTAGACATGGCCACAGACCTAGGAAAATATCTAGGCAGAGAAGTTGTCATCGAAAATATGGCATATGGAGGTCTTATCCCTGCACTCAGGACTGAAAAGGTCGATATTATCTTATCATCTATGAGTATCACAGACAGAAGAAAGAGATCTATCAATTTTTCTACTCCCTATGCAAAATCAAATCTTGCAATTTTAGCCAACCAAAATAGCGGGATAAAAGATCCTATGGACCTGAATAAAAAAGGTAAAAAGGTAGCAGTAAAACAAGGAACTACAGGCCATGTAGTAGCTATGAAAACCTTTCCAAAAGCTGACATCTTAGTCTTTGAAAAGGAAAGCGCATGCATCTTAGAAGTTACCCAGGGAAAAGTGGATGCTTTTATATATGACCCACTAACAATTTTAAAAAATTGGAAAAAAAATAAAAGTACAACTGAACCTATCCTAAAACCCTTTGAGGAAACTCCTCAATATTGGGCTATTGCATACAATAAAAATAACAACAAATTAGGAGAAAAAATAAATAAATTTATAGAGAGTTATAAAAAAGACGGAAGTTTAGATAGATTAGCTGACAAATATCTTGCTGAACCTAAAGAGGAATTTGAAAAAAGAGATATACCTTTTTTCCTATAA
- a CDS encoding amino acid ABC transporter permease: MKIKDLFYAKDDKFDITLSAKIVNTTLILIIGIIFWNYAFSRLNYESQGLSVFLEFKYKFIFGFFITIMISIFSLICSLIIGSLLAMGQKSRFLPLHYFTKIFIEIIRGTPLIVQVYLFFYVVGTALNINNRYIMGILIMATFSGAYVAEIIRGGIDSIDKTQIESAKALGFTNFQKYRYIILPQVIKRVMPPLAGQFASLIKDSSLLSIIAVNEFTKNVQEVDSITFTPIENYAVLALGYILLTYPISHLSKKLEKRFSYGD; the protein is encoded by the coding sequence ATGAAAATTAAAGACTTATTCTATGCTAAAGATGATAAATTCGATATAACTTTGTCAGCAAAAATAGTTAATACTACACTCATCTTAATCATAGGAATTATATTTTGGAACTACGCTTTCAGCAGATTAAACTATGAATCTCAAGGACTTTCAGTTTTTTTAGAATTTAAATATAAATTTATCTTTGGTTTTTTTATAACCATTATGATCTCTATATTTTCTTTAATTTGTAGTCTAATCATCGGAAGCCTTTTAGCTATGGGTCAAAAAAGTAGATTTTTGCCCCTTCATTATTTTACTAAGATCTTCATCGAGATAATTAGAGGAACCCCTCTTATTGTCCAAGTTTACCTATTTTTCTATGTAGTAGGAACGGCCTTGAACATAAATAACCGTTATATTATGGGTATCCTTATCATGGCTACTTTTTCTGGTGCATATGTTGCAGAAATTATCAGAGGCGGGATAGACAGCATCGATAAAACACAGATTGAATCAGCCAAAGCTTTGGGGTTTACCAATTTTCAAAAATATAGATATATCATCCTGCCCCAGGTTATAAAAAGGGTAATGCCTCCCCTTGCAGGACAATTTGCATCCCTTATCAAGGATTCATCACTTCTATCTATAATTGCAGTAAATGAATTTACAAAAAATGTTCAGGAAGTAGATTCCATTACATTTACTCCCATTGAAAATTATGCCGTATTAGCTCTAGGATATATCTTATTGACCTATCCTATCTCCCACCTATCAAAAAAATTAGAAAAGAGGTTTTCATATGGAGATTAA
- a CDS encoding amino acid ABC transporter ATP-binding protein produces MEINISNLNKKYGDQIVLNNLELNIKGVHSLVIIGPSGGGKSTLLRILAGLEIPEEGDITINNKNILFKETELYNYRKTIGMVFQAFNLFPHLSAINNITLPLEKVHKIKKNEANLRARTLLDKFQLGEHGHKYPSQLSGGQQQRVAIARAVALDSQFLLLDEPTSALDPALTSEVLDSILELKKEKKDLILVTHEMGFAKNVADYILFIDGGKVVEAGEAGSIFSNPQTPELKEFLGKTLKY; encoded by the coding sequence ATGGAGATTAATATATCAAATTTAAATAAAAAGTACGGAGACCAGATTGTTCTAAATAATTTAGAGCTGAATATAAAAGGAGTTCATTCCTTGGTCATTATCGGCCCTTCTGGAGGAGGGAAATCTACTCTATTGCGAATATTAGCAGGCTTAGAGATCCCAGAAGAAGGAGATATCACCATAAACAATAAAAATATCTTGTTTAAGGAAACTGAGCTCTACAACTATAGAAAAACCATAGGAATGGTCTTTCAAGCATTTAACCTTTTTCCTCATTTGTCAGCGATAAACAACATCACACTGCCCTTGGAAAAAGTTCATAAGATCAAAAAAAATGAAGCAAATCTAAGGGCTAGAACTCTCTTGGATAAGTTTCAATTGGGAGAGCACGGTCATAAATATCCATCCCAATTATCAGGAGGACAGCAACAACGTGTAGCAATAGCCCGGGCTGTTGCTCTTGATTCTCAGTTTTTACTCTTAGATGAACCTACTTCGGCATTGGATCCAGCTCTGACTTCTGAAGTATTAGACAGTATTTTAGAGTTAAAAAAAGAGAAAAAAGATTTAATATTAGTTACCCACGAGATGGGATTTGCCAAAAATGTAGCGGATTATATCCTCTTTATAGATGGTGGTAAAGTTGTAGAAGCCGGAGAAGCTGGTTCTATATTTAGTAATCCTCAGACACCTGAATTAAAAGAATTTTTAGGAAAAACCTTAAAATATTAA